One Centroberyx gerrardi isolate f3 chromosome 6, fCenGer3.hap1.cur.20231027, whole genome shotgun sequence genomic region harbors:
- the gramd1bb gene encoding protein Aster-B isoform X6, which translates to MVEKGSDHSSDKSPSTPEQVVQRTYSLQSARSGGKNSKKSQSWYNVLSPTYKQRNEDFRKLFKQLPDTERLIVDYSCALQRDILLQGRLYLSENWICFYSNIFRWETLLTVRLKDICSMTKEKTARLIPNAIQVCTDTEKHFFTSFGARDRTYMMMFRLWQNALLDKPLCPKELWHFVHQCYGNELGLTSDDEDYVPPDDDFNTMGFCEEIPNEENEINNDNSSKSSAEAKPEGSPPPIHKKIVPNSTIPSPGNNDPPITFDLPSDEYADCLPDGELLGLPLVVEEKSNESSGPGGPVPSPSLDFNDNEDIPTELSDSSETHDEGEVQAFHDDLNGRQYINEVYKFSVDKLYGILFTESQFMSDFMEQRRFSDVVYHPWKKEDAGNQTREILYTISLSNPLAPKTATVTETQTLYKASQESECYIIDAEVITHDVPYHDYFYTLNRYMLTRVAKNKCRLRVSTELRYRKQPWGLVKGFIEKNFWSGLDENFRHLEVELSKVEELLTESHRPSPKAKVVKNSTVRRRKRPLPHMRSQHLDEALSPVTTPTDEEVIQRIKQVAGSTQTRHQSPEHHHLPGGLALYSVSKLLLIISFVICLSLVLLVFLNMMLFYKLWMLEYSAQSLTTWQGLRLHERCTQTSSVCVCVCVCVFMFPSKLPQTQMEWAQLLESQQRYHDAELQKWREIIKSSVVLLDQMKDSLLNLQRGIGLRDYSPEAEEKRSRYH; encoded by the exons GTGCTGAGCCCGACATACAAGCAGCGCAATGAGGACTTTAGGAAACTCTTCAAGCAGCTCCCTGACACAGAGAGACTCATTGTGG ACTACTCCTGTGCTCTGCAACGGGACATCCTCCTGCAGGGACGACTCTACCTCTCTGAGAACTGGATCTGTTTCTATAGCAACATCTTCCGCTGGGAAACACTG ctGACAGTGCGGCTAAAGGACATCTGCTCGATGACAAAAGAGAAGACTGCCCGCCTCATTCCCAATGCCATCCAGGTCTGCACAGACACTGAGAAG CACTTTTTCACCTCGTTTGGAGCCAGGGACAGGACTTACATGATGATGTTCAGACTGTGGCAGAATGCGCTGCTAGACAAG CCCCTGTGCCCCAAAGAGCTGTGGCACTTTGTCCATCAGTGCTATGGCAATGAACTTGGCCTAACCAGTGACGATGAGGACTACGTTCCCCCTGATGATGACTTCAACACCATGGG GTTCTGTGAAGAGATTCCCAATGAAGAGAATGAGATCAACAACGACAACTCGTCCAAGAGTAGCGCCGAGGCCAAACCTGAAGGAAGCCCTCCTCCGATACATAAAAAGATCGTCCCCAACAGCACCATCCCCAGCCCAGGCAACAATGACCCGCCCATCACA TTTGACCTCCCATCAGATGAGTATGCGGACTGCCTGCCAGACGGGGAGCTGCTGGGCCTGCCGCTGGTGGTGGAAGAGAAGAGCAACGAGAGCAGCGGGCCCGGTGGCCCTGTGCCCTCGCCCTCACTTGACTTCAACGACAACGAAGACATCCCCACCGAGCTCAGTGACTCCTCCGAGACGCACGACGAGG GTGAGGTACAGGCCTTCCATGATGATCTGAATGGCAGACAGTACATCAACGAGGTCTACAAGTTCAGTGTGGACAAGCTGTACGGCATCCTCTTCACAGAGTCGCAGTTCATGAGTGACTTCATGGAACAGCGTAGATTCTCAG ATGTGGTGTACCACCCATGGAAGAAGGAGGATGCTGGGAACCAGACCAGAGAGATCTTGTACACCATCTCTCTGTCCAACCCCCTGGCCCCCAAGACGGCCACCGTCACTGAGACGCAG ACGCTGTACAAAGCCAGTCAGGAGAGTGAGTGCTACATCATTGATGCTGAGGTCATCACGCATGACGTGCCGTACCACGACTACTTCTACACCCTCAACCGCTACATGCTCACCAGGGTGGCCAAGAACAAGTGCCGGTTACG ggTGTCGACGGAGCTGCGCTACAGGAAGCAGCCGTGGGGGCTGGTGAAGGGCTTCATCGAGAAGAACTTCTGGAGCGGGCTGGACGAGAACTTCCGCCACCTTG AGGTGGAGCTGTCGaaggtggaggagctgctgaccgAGTCCCACCGCCCGTCTCCCAAGGCCAAGGTGGTGAAGAACTCCACGGTGAGGCGGAGGAAGAGGCCCCTCCCGCACATGCGCAGCCAGCACCTGGACGAGGCGCTCAGCCCCGTCACCACGCCAACGGACGAGGAAGTGATCCAGCGGATCAAACAAGTGGCGGGCTCCACCCAGACCAGACACCAGAGTCCAGAACACCATCACCTGCCTGGAGGCCTGGCTCTGTACAGCGTCTCCAAACTGCTGCTCATCATCAGCTTTGT GATCTGTCTAAG CCTGGTTCTGCTGGTGTTCCTCAACATGATGCTCTTCTACAAGCTGTGGATGCTGGAGTACTCTGCACAGTCCCTAACGACCTGGCAGGGTCTGCGGCTTCATGAAAGGtgcacacagacaagca gtgtgtgtgtgtgtgtgtgtgtgtgtgtgttcatgtttccCAGTAAACTGCCTCAGACTCAGATGGAGTGGGCCCAGCTCCTGGAGTCGCAGCAGCGTTACCATGACGCCGAGCTGCAGAAGTGGAGGGAGATCATCAAGTCGTCAGTGGTGCTACTAGACCAG ATGAAAGACTCTTTATTGAACCTACAGCGGGGCATTGGCCTACGGGACTACAGCCCCGAGGCCGAGGAGAAGAGAAGTCGCTACCACTGA
- the gramd1bb gene encoding protein Aster-B isoform X5: protein MVEKGSDHSSDKSPSTPEQVVQRTYSLQSARSGGKNSKKSQSWYNVLSPTYKQRNEDFRKLFKQLPDTERLIVDYSCALQRDILLQGRLYLSENWICFYSNIFRWETLLTVRLKDICSMTKEKTARLIPNAIQVCTDTEKHFFTSFGARDRTYMMMFRLWQNALLDKPLCPKELWHFVHQCYGNELGLTSDDEDYVPPDDDFNTMGFCEEIPNEENEINNDNSSKSSAEAKPEGSPPPIHKKIVPNSTIPSPGNNDPPITFDLPSDEYADCLPDGELLGLPLVVEEKSNESSGPGGPVPSPSLDFNDNEDIPTELSDSSETHDEGEVQAFHDDLNGRQYINEVYKFSVDKLYGILFTESQFMSDFMEQRRFSDVVYHPWKKEDAGNQTREILYTISLSNPLAPKTATVTETQTLYKASQESECYIIDAEVITHDVPYHDYFYTLNRYMLTRVAKNKCRLRVSTELRYRKQPWGLVKGFIEKNFWSGLDENFRHLEVELSKVEELLTESHRPSPKAKVVKNSTVRRRKRPLPHMRSQHLDEALSPVTTPTDEEVIQRIKQVAGSTQTRHQSPEHHHLPGGLALYSVSKLLLIISFVICLSLVLLVFLNMMLFYKLWMLEYSAQSLTTWQGLRLHESKLPQTQMEWAQLLESQQRYHDAELQKWREIIKSSVVLLDQMKDSLLNLQRGIGLRDYSPEAEEKRSRYH, encoded by the exons GTGCTGAGCCCGACATACAAGCAGCGCAATGAGGACTTTAGGAAACTCTTCAAGCAGCTCCCTGACACAGAGAGACTCATTGTGG ACTACTCCTGTGCTCTGCAACGGGACATCCTCCTGCAGGGACGACTCTACCTCTCTGAGAACTGGATCTGTTTCTATAGCAACATCTTCCGCTGGGAAACACTG ctGACAGTGCGGCTAAAGGACATCTGCTCGATGACAAAAGAGAAGACTGCCCGCCTCATTCCCAATGCCATCCAGGTCTGCACAGACACTGAGAAG CACTTTTTCACCTCGTTTGGAGCCAGGGACAGGACTTACATGATGATGTTCAGACTGTGGCAGAATGCGCTGCTAGACAAG CCCCTGTGCCCCAAAGAGCTGTGGCACTTTGTCCATCAGTGCTATGGCAATGAACTTGGCCTAACCAGTGACGATGAGGACTACGTTCCCCCTGATGATGACTTCAACACCATGGG GTTCTGTGAAGAGATTCCCAATGAAGAGAATGAGATCAACAACGACAACTCGTCCAAGAGTAGCGCCGAGGCCAAACCTGAAGGAAGCCCTCCTCCGATACATAAAAAGATCGTCCCCAACAGCACCATCCCCAGCCCAGGCAACAATGACCCGCCCATCACA TTTGACCTCCCATCAGATGAGTATGCGGACTGCCTGCCAGACGGGGAGCTGCTGGGCCTGCCGCTGGTGGTGGAAGAGAAGAGCAACGAGAGCAGCGGGCCCGGTGGCCCTGTGCCCTCGCCCTCACTTGACTTCAACGACAACGAAGACATCCCCACCGAGCTCAGTGACTCCTCCGAGACGCACGACGAGG GTGAGGTACAGGCCTTCCATGATGATCTGAATGGCAGACAGTACATCAACGAGGTCTACAAGTTCAGTGTGGACAAGCTGTACGGCATCCTCTTCACAGAGTCGCAGTTCATGAGTGACTTCATGGAACAGCGTAGATTCTCAG ATGTGGTGTACCACCCATGGAAGAAGGAGGATGCTGGGAACCAGACCAGAGAGATCTTGTACACCATCTCTCTGTCCAACCCCCTGGCCCCCAAGACGGCCACCGTCACTGAGACGCAG ACGCTGTACAAAGCCAGTCAGGAGAGTGAGTGCTACATCATTGATGCTGAGGTCATCACGCATGACGTGCCGTACCACGACTACTTCTACACCCTCAACCGCTACATGCTCACCAGGGTGGCCAAGAACAAGTGCCGGTTACG ggTGTCGACGGAGCTGCGCTACAGGAAGCAGCCGTGGGGGCTGGTGAAGGGCTTCATCGAGAAGAACTTCTGGAGCGGGCTGGACGAGAACTTCCGCCACCTTG AGGTGGAGCTGTCGaaggtggaggagctgctgaccgAGTCCCACCGCCCGTCTCCCAAGGCCAAGGTGGTGAAGAACTCCACGGTGAGGCGGAGGAAGAGGCCCCTCCCGCACATGCGCAGCCAGCACCTGGACGAGGCGCTCAGCCCCGTCACCACGCCAACGGACGAGGAAGTGATCCAGCGGATCAAACAAGTGGCGGGCTCCACCCAGACCAGACACCAGAGTCCAGAACACCATCACCTGCCTGGAGGCCTGGCTCTGTACAGCGTCTCCAAACTGCTGCTCATCATCAGCTTTGT GATCTGTCTAAG CCTGGTTCTGCTGGTGTTCCTCAACATGATGCTCTTCTACAAGCTGTGGATGCTGGAGTACTCTGCACAGTCCCTAACGACCTGGCAGGGTCTGCGGCTTCATGAAAG TAAACTGCCTCAGACTCAGATGGAGTGGGCCCAGCTCCTGGAGTCGCAGCAGCGTTACCATGACGCCGAGCTGCAGAAGTGGAGGGAGATCATCAAGTCGTCAGTGGTGCTACTAGACCAG ATGAAAGACTCTTTATTGAACCTACAGCGGGGCATTGGCCTACGGGACTACAGCCCCGAGGCCGAGGAGAAGAGAAGTCGCTACCACTGA